CCTCCGGCGAAAGCGCGGGCGGCTTGTCCGGCGGCGCGATCAGCCGAGCCAACGGCGTAATAATCGCCACCGACGCCCCCACCCGCACCGGCGCAAGCAACCGATGCACCAGATACAACGGCAACGCCACCACCCGCGCCCACGTCATCGGCAGCCGCGCCGCGACAAGCTTCGGCAACACCTCGCCCAGCAAAATGATTCCCAGCAACGGCGCAAGCGTCGCCAACCCCAGCAGCACCGGCCCGAGCAGCCCCTCACGCCCCAAATGAATCAGCAGCACGGAACTCGTGACGAAAAACAGCACGTTGATCGTCATGTTGCTCAGCAGCAGCGTAATCAGCAGCCCACGCGTCTCGGCGAGCAGTTTTGTAATTGCTTCGCTGGCCAACGTGCCCGACCGCGCGAAGCGCAGCCGTTGGTGCGGTGAAAGGCTGAACAATGCCGTCTCACTGCCACTGAAAAACGCGCTGCACACCAGCAGCAGCGGCAGCGATCCGAGCATGAGCAGGTAAGCGAATCCCATAGGTGCTGATCAGCGATGTTCGTCGATGCGCAGCGACATTCCTTCGAGGCCTTCCCACTTGTGCTCGCGCATCGCAGCGGCGACGCGCTCGGCGGCGTCGACAGCCTCATAGCCGGCGCGGGCATCCACACTCGGCGCTTTGCCCGTGCGGGCGGCGTCGAGAAAGCTGGCCAGCTCAGACGTAAGCGGGTCGTACTCGTTTTCGTCCACGTCCATCCGCAGCTCATCGACCTGGACGATGTCGGAGTAGTCCATGTCGGTCAGGTCCATGCCAGCCACAAGCTGCTCGCGAACCTTGGCCAGCGCGTCGCGGTTGCGCGACGTCCGCAGCACGACGCCCGACCGTTGCTGATAGTCGAGGCTGACGTACGCGTCTTCGCTGAACAGCCGCATCTTGCGTTCGGTCTTCAGCGCGAGGCGGGAGGCGGTAATGTTCGCCAGGCAGCCGGTCTCGAAGACGATTCGAGCCGACGCCACGTCCTCATGCTGCCCCAGCACCGCCACGCCCGCCGCGTCGACCTTGCGGATCGGCGAGCCGACAAGCATCAGCACGATGTCCAGGTCGTGGATCATCATGTCCATCACCACGCTCACGTCCAGCGAGCGGAACGTCATCGGGCTCACCCTGTCGATCTCAATGAAGCGCGGCGTGATGCCCATCTTCGCCACAGCCTGCACCGCCGGGTTGAACCGTTCGGTGTGGCCGACCTGCAACGCCGTGCCATGCTCGGCCGCGAGCGCCGCGATCTGCTTCGCCTCTTCGACGCTGGGCGCCAGCGGCTTTTCAATAAGGCAGGCGATCCGCCGTTCAAGCAGCGGGCGGGCGGCGGCCATGTGGTACTTCGTCGGCACCGCCACACTGACCGCGCTGACGTTTGGAAACTTCGCCAGCAGTTCGTCAACCGACGCGAGGGCGGCGCAGCCGTGCTCGTCGGCAATCGTCGCGGCACGCTCGGTGTCGGGGTCGACCACGGCGACGAGGTTGGCCTGAGGCAAGTTCTGGCGGTAAATGCGCGCGTGGTGGCGTCCCATTCGGCCGACGCCGACGACGGCCACCTGCTGCGTTGCGGTATCACTGGTCATGGCCACTATGGTAGCGGGATTCGGCCGGCCGTTCGCAAAGGCAGGGGGTCGCTCCCAAAACCATCAGGCAAGCCTGCTACGATGGTGGTATGACTGACGGGGCTGACAAGACAACACGCAAGCCGATCATCGGCATCACCATGGGCGAGCCCGCCGGCGTCGGCCCGGAGGTGGTCGTCAAGGCGCTGGCCGACCCGAGCATCCGCAAGCTCGGCCGGTTCGTGATCTACGGCATGAACGAGCTGCTGGCCTACGCCGCCGACCTTGCCGAGCTGGACACGTTCTGGTGGCGGCTGCAACACGACTCGCCGCGGGCCGGCTTCGACCTGGTGCACGACGTGGTCGTGCTCGACTACGACGAATACTCCATGCTCGGCACGTCCGTGCACAAGCCCACCAAGCCAGGCGGCCAGGCGAGCCTGCGCTTTCTCGACGACGCCGTCGCCGCGACGCGAAAGCCCATCGAAGAAGGCGGCATCGACGCCCTCGTCACCGCGCCGGTGTGCAAAGAGTCGTGGCAGATGGCCGGCTGCCGCTTCCCCGGCCACACCGAGTTTCTCCAGCATCGCATGAAAGCCAAGCGCGTCGCCATGATGTTCCAGGCGCCCAAGCTCAATGTCGTGCTCGCCACCGTGCACGTCGCGCTGATGGACATTCGCAACCTGCTGACCATCGGCCGCGTGTTCGACCCGATCGAGCTCGGCCACGCCGCCATGCAGCAGATCGGCGTGCCCAACCCGCGCATCGCCGTCTGCGGCCTCAACCCCCACGCCTCCGAAAACGGACAGTTCGGCGACGAGGAAAGCCGCATCATCAAACCCGCCATCGACATGGCACGCGAACTGGGCATCGACGTGCAAGGCCCCCTCCCCGCCGACACCGTGTTCGGCCCCGCCATCGCCGGCAAGTATGACCTCGTCGTCGCGATGTATCACGACCAGGGCCTGATCCCCGTCAAAATGCTCGCCTTCGACAAAGCCGTCAACGTCACGCTCGGCCTGCCCATCGTCCGCACCAGCCCGGACCACGGCACGGCCTTCGACATCGTCGGCAAAAACCAGGCCAACCCCGGCAGCATGCAGGCCGCCATCCGCCTCGCCGCCAACCTCGCCTCGGGCGAAATCGCCAACAACACGCCGTAGCCCCCGCCGGGCGGCCGTGAAACACTTCCGCTACACTATGCCGCAACCTGCGCGGGGCAGGGGCATTTTCCGCGACACGAAACAGGCCTTCTTTGAACGCCATCCGCAACTGGTATCAAGACGTCAGCGACGCGCATCTGCCGATCACCGACCCGGTGCTCATCTTTGCGCTGGTGATGATCCTCATCCTCCTCGGCCCCGCCGCCGCGCGACGCCTGGGCATGCCCGGACTCGTCGGGCTCATCATCGGCGGCGCGATCGTCGGCGAGGCGGGCCTGGGCCTCATCGCACGCCCCGGCACGATGGAGCTGCTCGGCACGGTCGGCCTGCTCTACCTCATGTTCGCCGCCGGCCTCGGGCTCGACCTCGCGCAGTTCAGCCGACAGCGAAACCGCAGCGTCATCTTCGGCCTCGTCTCGTTCTTCATCCCGCAGATCATGGGCGTCCTCGCCGGCGTCTACCTGCTCGGCTTCGACCTGATCCCCGCTGTGCTGCTGGGCTCGATCGTCGGCTCGCACACGCTGCTCGCCCTGCCCATCGCCAAACGCATCGGCATCGCCCGCAACACCGCCATCACCATGGCCACCGGCGGCACGATCGTCACCGACGCGCTCTCGCTCACCGTGCTCGCCGTCGTCGCCGCCCTCGCCGCCGGCGAGATGACCGCCATGTTCTGGATCACCTTCCCGCTGATGGTCGGCGCGTATGCCGCGTCCATCATCATCGGCCTGCCGATCATCGGCCGATGGTTTTACCGCAGCGTCCAACGCGAAGCGAACACCGAATTCGTCTTCCTGCTCGTCGTGCTGTTCATCTCCGCCGCGCTCAGCGACGCGGTGGGCCTCGCGCCCATCGTCGGGGCCTTCCTCGCCGGGCTGGTGATGAACCGCCTCGTGCCGGACACCGGCCCACTGATGAACCGGGTGCACTTCGTCGGCGAAGCCCTGTTCATCCCCTTCTTCCTGCTGGCGGTCGGCATGCTGGTCGACTTTCGCGTGCTCGTCAGTTGGAACGTGTGGTGGCTGGCGCTCGTGTTCACCTCCCTCGTCTTCGTGGGCAAGGGCGGCTCGGCACTGCTGGTCGCCCGGCTGTTCAAAAACACTCGCGAAGAAGGCTGGGCCATCGCCGGCCTGAGCATCCCCCAGGCCGCCGCCACGCTCGCCGTGACGCTGGTGGGCTATCGCCTGGAACTGTTCACCAGCGAGGTGGTCAACGCCGTCGTCGTGATGATGCTGCTGACCTGCCTCGTCGGACCCTGGCTGGTCGAACGCTTCGGCCGACAGGTTGCGTTGCAGGAAGAAAAAGCCCCCTACCGCCCCACCGACGCGCCGCAGCGCATGCTCGTGCCGCTGGGCAATCCCGCCACCGCCGACGCACTGATGGACCTCGCCTTCTCCATCCGCGACCAGGACAGCCACGAGCCGGTCTACCCGCTCACCGTCGCCCGTGACGACGGCCAGGTTGAAGCCCACGTCGCCGCCGGCGAAAAGATGCTAGGCCACGCCGTCATCCACGCCGCCGGCGCCAGCGTGCCCGTCATCCCCGTCACCCGCGTCGACATCAACGTCGCCAACGGCATCACCCGCGCCGTCACCGAACTGCGCATCTCCAACATCGTCGTCGGCTGGAACGGCTACGGCGGCGGCAGGCAACGCATCTTCGGCGGCATCCTCGACCAGGTGCTCCAGCAGACGCAGCAGGCCGTGATGATCTGCCGCATGCAGCGGTTGCTCAACACGACCGAGCAAATCGTCATCGTCGTCCCGCCGTTGACCGACCGTCAGCCGGGCTTTGATGTCATGGTGCGGATGCTCAAGCTCATGGCGCACCACATCAGCGCCAAGCTGCGCGTGGTGACCACCGAAGAAACGTGGACCGCGGTTCGACGCGTGTTCGAAAAAGGCAGACCCGAAGTCACCGTCAACTTCGAGCCCGTGAGCATCTGGTCAAACCTGCTGCCCGTGCTGGACAAGACGGTTGAAGAGCATGACATTCTCGCGCTGTTCAGCGCCCGCAAGGGTCGCCTGGCATGGCAGCCGATGCTCGACCGCCTGCCCTCAACATTCGCCCGCCGGTTCGACGAACAGAACCTGCTCGTGGTCTACCCATCGGAAGTCGTGGTCGAGACGTCGTCCGCCATGGCGTCGCACCTTGATGAACTGCCATTGATCGAAGCCCTCGCCGACGGCCGAACCGCCTTCGATCTCGACGAGCAGAACCACGAAGCCGCGCTGAAGCAGATTGTCGACGTGGTGTTCAGCGATGACGACGCGACGCGAAGCATCCTCACCGAAGTGCTCGTGCGCAACAGCCGCGAATTCTCCGCCGAGGTCACGCCCGGCGTCGTGCTGGTGCACGCCCACGTCTCGGCTGTGACCGAGCCTACCGTGCTGCTGGGCATCTCACCGGCAGGCCTGCGATTCCCCCTGGTGCAGCGGCCGGCCAACCTCGTCTTCGTGCTGCTGAGCCCCGCCAACCGCTCGCCGGAGCAGCACCTCAAAGCGCTTGCCGAGATCGCCAAGCTCGTACGACAGGAAACAACCGTCAAACGACTGCGCAACGCGCGATCTGCCGACGACCTGCGACAATCGCTCGAACCCGCTAACGAAAAGTAACACGGCTAGTACATGACCTTCGGGCACCATCGACGCCCACAGCGTCACGCCGTGGGCGTCTGCCCCGCATACAAAGATGCATCGCACCCCCCTCACACCCCCCGAGCACGC
Above is a window of Phycisphaerales bacterium AB-hyl4 DNA encoding:
- a CDS encoding Gfo/Idh/MocA family oxidoreductase produces the protein MTSDTATQQVAVVGVGRMGRHHARIYRQNLPQANLVAVVDPDTERAATIADEHGCAALASVDELLAKFPNVSAVSVAVPTKYHMAAARPLLERRIACLIEKPLAPSVEEAKQIAALAAEHGTALQVGHTERFNPAVQAVAKMGITPRFIEIDRVSPMTFRSLDVSVVMDMMIHDLDIVLMLVGSPIRKVDAAGVAVLGQHEDVASARIVFETGCLANITASRLALKTERKMRLFSEDAYVSLDYQQRSGVVLRTSRNRDALAKVREQLVAGMDLTDMDYSDIVQVDELRMDVDENEYDPLTSELASFLDAARTGKAPSVDARAGYEAVDAAERVAAAMREHKWEGLEGMSLRIDEHR
- the pdxA gene encoding 4-hydroxythreonine-4-phosphate dehydrogenase PdxA — encoded protein: MTDGADKTTRKPIIGITMGEPAGVGPEVVVKALADPSIRKLGRFVIYGMNELLAYAADLAELDTFWWRLQHDSPRAGFDLVHDVVVLDYDEYSMLGTSVHKPTKPGGQASLRFLDDAVAATRKPIEEGGIDALVTAPVCKESWQMAGCRFPGHTEFLQHRMKAKRVAMMFQAPKLNVVLATVHVALMDIRNLLTIGRVFDPIELGHAAMQQIGVPNPRIAVCGLNPHASENGQFGDEESRIIKPAIDMARELGIDVQGPLPADTVFGPAIAGKYDLVVAMYHDQGLIPVKMLAFDKAVNVTLGLPIVRTSPDHGTAFDIVGKNQANPGSMQAAIRLAANLASGEIANNTP
- a CDS encoding cation:proton antiporter, encoding MNAIRNWYQDVSDAHLPITDPVLIFALVMILILLGPAAARRLGMPGLVGLIIGGAIVGEAGLGLIARPGTMELLGTVGLLYLMFAAGLGLDLAQFSRQRNRSVIFGLVSFFIPQIMGVLAGVYLLGFDLIPAVLLGSIVGSHTLLALPIAKRIGIARNTAITMATGGTIVTDALSLTVLAVVAALAAGEMTAMFWITFPLMVGAYAASIIIGLPIIGRWFYRSVQREANTEFVFLLVVLFISAALSDAVGLAPIVGAFLAGLVMNRLVPDTGPLMNRVHFVGEALFIPFFLLAVGMLVDFRVLVSWNVWWLALVFTSLVFVGKGGSALLVARLFKNTREEGWAIAGLSIPQAAATLAVTLVGYRLELFTSEVVNAVVVMMLLTCLVGPWLVERFGRQVALQEEKAPYRPTDAPQRMLVPLGNPATADALMDLAFSIRDQDSHEPVYPLTVARDDGQVEAHVAAGEKMLGHAVIHAAGASVPVIPVTRVDINVANGITRAVTELRISNIVVGWNGYGGGRQRIFGGILDQVLQQTQQAVMICRMQRLLNTTEQIVIVVPPLTDRQPGFDVMVRMLKLMAHHISAKLRVVTTEETWTAVRRVFEKGRPEVTVNFEPVSIWSNLLPVLDKTVEEHDILALFSARKGRLAWQPMLDRLPSTFARRFDEQNLLVVYPSEVVVETSSAMASHLDELPLIEALADGRTAFDLDEQNHEAALKQIVDVVFSDDDATRSILTEVLVRNSREFSAEVTPGVVLVHAHVSAVTEPTVLLGISPAGLRFPLVQRPANLVFVLLSPANRSPEQHLKALAEIAKLVRQETTVKRLRNARSADDLRQSLEPANEK